The following is a genomic window from Gigantopelta aegis isolate Gae_Host chromosome 5, Gae_host_genome, whole genome shotgun sequence.
TTAAATTCATAATTACATTTAGAACACACATATTTTATGATTGTAGAAACAATTTAAAGGAATTTCCTGTTTTCAAAAAGTGTCACCAGGTTGATCTTCATGGTCCTGATTATTGCCTAACCATTGACGAAAAACGAAATATCCTGAATACACATCTAAGTCAAAAGCAGATGACCATGAAAGAAGAAGATAAAGAGATGGCAGTATCTGAAACATTTACTGCATTAGGCTTTCCCCAGTGCTGTAATTTCTACGTAAAGAATCCAGAAGCGCGGAAGAGAGGAGTGAGATATTTCAAAAAGCCAATAGAATACCTTACAGAAGAGTTTGAGAAAATGAGGTCAGACCAAGGAGAGGAAAACCAGCTCCAGTATCTCGTTCTGCTGTTGGTTATGTTTAAGCAGGGAACCCTAAAGAAGAACGATCTCTGGCAATCATTTGAGGAAGATGTGGAAACCACCAATCTAATAAAGAAGCTGAAAGATGTGGCTTGTTCAATTAAAGGAGAGGTGACACGTCGTCAGATAAAACAAACAGTCGACTCTCTGTGCGGTGTGTATCTCTCATATTCTGACGAATGCAAAGAgtattcatttattcaccagTCCGTGTTTGACACGCTGTTTCTGCAGTTTTCGTCagagtattttaaagaaagtataaTGGTTTGCCCTGTATCGATGTTGGTTGAGTATGTTGTTACATCAGAAGCATTGACTGATGGTGCTGTTACCCTGGTGGTGGAAAGTGATAAGTATGCAGTGCTTGCTCAACGATTTACAGACTTGTTGATGTCAGACAAGGCTAGAGATGTACTTCTGCATCCATCATTCAAAGATGAACATTTTGTAGAATTTCTGACCTCAGAATTCTGGAATTCTCTAGTTTTGAGTAACATTCTGTCAATCAATCTTGTTGAACAGTATGAAAAAATAGTGAAATTCATAGAAGAGAGTCTTTTAAACAGATGTTGGGATGTTGCTGATAAAGTGAATCTCCATTACTTGAACTTTCGATTAGATAGTGCTGTGTCCATCATAATGTTAACTTCGTCAACGACAGCAAGTGTGGCTGTCGTTAATAACCTGCAATTGGTGTCCAAGTACTTTGCTGCCAAACTTGTTGAATTCCATTCCACCATCCCTGCACCTCATCTACAGGAGGCTCTGAGTGCCGCAGTCCTGATGGGGAATACTGAGGTAGCTGACATTTTATTGCAGTGTACTGAACCAACAATTGATTCATTTATTGCTGCTGCAGGGTCAAAAACTGATAACGTTGCAATATTTGAAGAACTTCTGAAACACAATAAACAGTTGACCTTGCCTGTGGATTACTTGGGACAATTACTTTTTCTAGCAATGGAGGTAGGAAATGGAAAGATATGTAGTCTGTTGATTGATAAAATCGGTGGGATGGAGAGAAGTGATGAGATTCTTGATCAGGCTGTTAAACGACTTCTGCTCGGGATCCATGATCATACGTTTCAGAATGTTTTGGCAAATGGAGCTGTAGCGCATTTATTTAGACAGTTATCCAGATATTCGAAAGTATGCACATCTGATACTGCCATTGTTTTGGCAGCAGGATGCAGCCATGcagtaattttaaaagaaattattgaccTTAAGCCAAACGTACTGAATGGAATGACTCATGTTGAATCACTCTTGCATAATGTTGCCAAAAGTGGATGCCTGGAATCTTTGCTTATCTTTATAAATCAGGGCTGTGACGTCAATTCTGTCAATGCAACGGGGAAGACGCCTCTACACATAGCAGCGCAATTTGGAAAGTTGGAACTAGTAAAAGCACTGGTTAAACATGGAGCTGAACTGAATGCGGTAGATTATAGTTTAAATATCCCACTTCATTTTGCCATTCTGTTTGactcttttttaaatttaagttgtGTGCTAGAAACTTATGCAAAAATACCTACGAAAGCGGGCATTCCACCTGTCTTTGCTCTACAATACAAGGCAGTAGAACATTTACAGGAAATTGTTAGGAAGTGCGCAGAAGGAAACCAAAGAAATAGAAGTGTGAATAATCCAGATCAAATGGCTGCATTCGGTATTATAaatgtcttgttaaaaatagaaTCACAGAGAAATGTACGAAATAGAAATGGAAATACTCCATTTGAGTTTGCAATACCATGGAGATTAAGCTTTTTAAGTTATGGTGTTGCAGAATGCTCTTTTAAAGTAACTGGAGCTGGAAAAGGTCCACTTTACTTTACTGAAAAAAATGCATCACTGGAAATTGTTAGATATTTGGTAGGAAAAGGAGCTCATGTAAACCAACGGAATGCAACTGGAAACACACCACTCCATTTTGCTTCACTTTGGCCATTGGATTACCTTTATCAGGAAAGAGAAGATGTGAAAGTAAAAAGTCAACATCGAGATGTTTCACTTCGCTCTGTAGCAAGATGCAGGTCATCAGAAGTTGTTAGCTGCCTGGTACAAGGAGATGCACAAGTAAATGTACAAAACGAAAGAGGAAACACGCCACTTCACTCTGCTGCACTGTACAGTTTTGCTAAAATTATAACTTTTCTTATTGAAAAGAAAGCACAAGCAAATCTGGTTGACAAAAATGGGTTGACGCCGCTTCACTTTGCTGCATATGGCAGGTCATCAGAAATTATCAATGATCTCATAGGAGGTGGAGCAGACGTAAATGTAAAAGACAAAGATGGGAACTCACCTCTTCACATTGCTGCACATTTTACATCAGTGGAGAATGTAGGTTGTCTTGTGCAAAGACGAGCACAGATTGACATGAAAAATGAAGATGGCAACACTCCACTTCATTTAGCTGCAAAACAAATGTctttaaacattgtaagttaTCTTGTAGAAAAAGGTGCACTGGTTAACCTACAAAATCAAAATGGAGAAACTCCACTTTTCTTTGCTGCAGAACAAAAGTGTTTGGAAATTGTGAGCTACCTTATAGGACATGGTGCACAGgtaaatatacaaaatcaaaATGGGAAAACTCCGCTTCACTTTTCTGCAGAAAGATACCTTGTGAAAAAAGAAGCACAATTGGATCACCCCACTACTTGTGAGACTACTGAAACGATCCTGGTTGAAAAACATGGGTCAATGAAAATAACAAGATGCCTAGTAGAAAAAGGAGCTGATGTAAATGTACAAACAGAAAACGGGAACACTCCGCTTCACTTGACTGCAAAACAGATGTTTTTGGAAGGTGTAAGTTATCTTATTGCAAAGGGAGCAAAAGTAAATGCACAAAATGAAGATGGAGAAACTCCACTTCACATTGCTGTGCAACAGATGTTTTGGGAAGGTGTATGCGATCTTGTAGAAAAGGGTTCACAGGTAGACATACAAGATAAAAATGGACAAACTCCCCTTCACATTGCTGCAGAAAATACACCTCTGCAGATAATGAGATACCTTGTAGAAAAAGGATCGTACATAAATTGTGAAGACCGCCAAGGGTACACACCATTGGGTCATGCCTGTTTGTCTGGTGAGACTGAAAATGTGCAGTTTTTGCTAGACGAATGTGCAGATCCTAATTATGGAAATATCCCAGCAATGCATGTAGCTGCAGGACTTCACAATACAGACATGCTTCAGGTTCTTCTGGACGAAGGTGGGGATATAaactctctctctaactctggCTCTACTCCACTTCATATAGCAGTGAGGTGGGATTTACAGACTGTGCTGTCTGTGTCTACAtataattcatattttaattaccgGACGGAATATGATTTGTTATTTTGTGAGAATTATTGTGATATCT
Proteins encoded in this region:
- the LOC121373407 gene encoding uncharacterized protein LOC121373407 — translated: MQSQRSPGAHALEPVADSDGASLPCVPTGQAGMPCVPTGQAGMPCVPTGQAGMPFVTGNQNVHVGDVTHKHYHKTGDDRSSKMIDTTSQQLQNLETDAYVKTRAFEAAKKRLLDLGIVVLIGSSGSGKSSLGLNLLKCIGDLDKRQPMQLTHHTQFEDIPVPKDMARIKAKDTLVVMIDDMFGRSNLVTDFQRSWELKFQKMWDLTDSGLVKFIITFRTHIFYDCRNNLKEFPVFKKCHQVDLHGPDYCLTIDEKRNILNTHLSQKQMTMKEEDKEMAVSETFTALGFPQCCNFYVKNPEARKRGVRYFKKPIEYLTEEFEKMRSDQGEENQLQYLVLLLVMFKQGTLKKNDLWQSFEEDVETTNLIKKLKDVACSIKGEVTRRQIKQTVDSLCGVYLSYSDECKEYSFIHQSVFDTLFLQFSSEYFKESIMVCPVSMLVEYVVTSEALTDGAVTLVVESDKYAVLAQRFTDLLMSDKARDVLLHPSFKDEHFVEFLTSEFWNSLVLSNILSINLVEQYEKIVKFIEESLLNRCWDVADKVNLHYLNFRLDSAVSIIMLTSSTTASVAVVNNLQLVSKYFAAKLVEFHSTIPAPHLQEALSAAVLMGNTEVADILLQCTEPTIDSFIAAAGSKTDNVAIFEELLKHNKQLTLPVDYLGQLLFLAMEVGNGKICSLLIDKIGGMERSDEILDQAVKRLLLGIHDHTFQNVLANGAVAHLFRQLSRYSKVCTSDTAIVLAAGCSHAVILKEIIDLKPNVLNGMTHVESLLHNVAKSGCLESLLIFINQGCDVNSVNATGKTPLHIAAQFGKLELVKALVKHGAELNAVDYSLNIPLHFAILFDSFLNLSCVLETYAKIPTKAGIPPVFALQYKAVEHLQEIVRKCAEGNQRNRSVNNPDQMAAFGIINVLLKIESQRNVRNRNGNTPFEFAIPWRLSFLSYGVAECSFKVTGAGKGPLYFTEKNASLEIVRYLVGKGAHVNQRNATGNTPLHFASLWPLDYLYQEREDVKVKSQHRDVSLRSVARCRSSEVVSCLVQGDAQVNVQNERGNTPLHSAALYSFAKIITFLIEKKAQANLVDKNGLTPLHFAAYGRSSEIINDLIGGGADVNVKDKDGNSPLHIAAHFTSVENVGCLVQRRAQIDMKNEDGNTPLHLAAKQMSLNIVSYLVEKGALVNLQNQNGETPLFFAAEQKCLEIVSYLIGHGAQVNIQNQNGKTPLHFSAERYLVKKEAQLDHPTTCETTETILVEKHGSMKITRCLVEKGADVNVQTENGNTPLHLTAKQMFLEGVSYLIAKGAKVNAQNEDGETPLHIAVQQMFWEGVCDLVEKGSQVDIQDKNGQTPLHIAAENTPLQIMRYLVEKGSYINCEDRQGYTPLGHACLSGETENVQFLLDECADPNYGNIPAMHVAAGLHNTDMLQVLLDEGGDINSLSNSGSTPLHIAVRWDLQTVLSVSTYNSYFNYRTEYDLLFCENYCDILSESDSFKSFIVNFGEESETEEDLLNFLLQNGCDLNVRNSSGQTALHVCVLWDQLGNLKNLLQRGADVSVVDDGGNSVLHYAVGRQQVEAVEMLVESGAVDMKNNDGLSASDLAFSQVQLMDDEDRMTKCCQIISHLS